In a genomic window of Streptomyces sp. NBC_01231:
- a CDS encoding ABC transporter substrate-binding protein, with translation MNGVRRRHILGSLLFAPLLTACFASSGGDSSGDSSGDAKDGSRLRAALAFPPTENLSPYGADATILSRLGVTEGLTALDANGVAAPALAASWRREGDRTWLFTLREATFQDGSDVTPAAVAGALTHATDAKPAPAALSGVTLTAKADGGTGVRITTGAPDPVLPLRLASPSLAVLSSKAYDGKDRVDPVGTATGPFELTKVSGSTSATLDRYDDYWGGRAQASGVDVRFIADGTARASALRTGEIDLAEAIPVAQAATLDKATRKETATTRTTSLLLNARSGPFEDPKVRAAARRAVDTSALAKGVYEGHADPGAGIYGPAVTWAEGKRQQPVGRARAATPDGTRITLATYDNRPELPEVAQVLKQQLEKAGFRVTLEVREYSRLESDALDGKFDAVVLARNTLVDTGDPLAVLAGDYTCDGGFDIAQLCDRDVDRAVAKAEGIADTAERQDAAMTAEAAILGTDAVVPLVHQRVITGVGTSVSGVLLDPYERTFLGTGTRR, from the coding sequence GTGAACGGCGTGCGACGCCGCCACATACTCGGTTCCCTGCTGTTCGCCCCGCTCCTCACCGCCTGCTTCGCCTCCTCCGGCGGCGACTCCTCGGGCGACTCCTCGGGCGACGCGAAGGACGGCTCCCGGCTGCGGGCCGCGCTCGCGTTCCCGCCGACCGAGAACCTCTCGCCGTACGGCGCCGACGCCACCATCCTCAGCCGCCTCGGCGTCACCGAGGGCCTGACCGCGCTGGACGCCAACGGCGTCGCCGCCCCGGCGCTCGCCGCCTCCTGGCGCCGGGAGGGCGACCGCACCTGGCTGTTCACCCTGCGCGAGGCCACCTTCCAGGACGGCTCGGACGTCACCCCGGCCGCGGTCGCCGGTGCCCTGACCCACGCCACCGACGCCAAGCCCGCGCCCGCCGCCCTGTCCGGCGTCACCCTCACCGCCAAGGCCGACGGCGGCACCGGAGTCCGGATCACCACCGGCGCCCCCGACCCCGTACTGCCCCTGCGTCTGGCCAGCCCGAGCCTCGCCGTCCTCTCCTCGAAGGCCTACGACGGCAAGGACCGCGTCGACCCGGTCGGCACCGCCACCGGACCCTTCGAACTCACGAAGGTCAGCGGTTCAACGTCCGCCACCCTCGACCGCTACGACGACTACTGGGGAGGCCGCGCCCAGGCCTCCGGCGTCGACGTCCGCTTCATCGCCGACGGCACCGCCCGCGCGAGCGCCCTGCGCACCGGCGAGATCGACCTCGCCGAGGCGATCCCCGTCGCGCAGGCCGCCACCCTCGACAAGGCCACCCGCAAGGAGACGGCCACCACCCGCACCACCAGCCTGCTGCTCAACGCGAGGTCGGGCCCCTTCGAGGACCCCAAGGTGCGCGCCGCCGCCCGCCGGGCCGTCGACACCTCCGCCCTCGCGAAGGGCGTCTACGAGGGACACGCCGACCCCGGCGCCGGCATCTACGGACCCGCCGTGACCTGGGCCGAGGGCAAGCGGCAGCAGCCGGTCGGCAGGGCGAGGGCCGCGACCCCCGACGGCACGAGGATCACCCTCGCCACCTACGACAACCGGCCCGAACTCCCCGAAGTCGCCCAGGTGTTGAAGCAGCAGCTGGAGAAGGCCGGGTTCCGGGTCACGCTGGAGGTGCGCGAGTACTCGCGGCTGGAGAGCGACGCCCTGGACGGGAAGTTCGACGCCGTCGTCCTCGCCCGCAACACCCTCGTCGACACCGGCGACCCCCTCGCCGTCCTCGCCGGCGACTACACCTGCGACGGCGGCTTCGACATCGCCCAGCTCTGTGACCGGGACGTCGACCGGGCCGTGGCGAAGGCCGAGGGCATCGCCGACACCGCCGAACGGCAGGATGCGGCCATGACCGCCGAGGCCGCGATCCTCGGCACCGACGCCGTGGTCCCGCTGGTCCACCAGCGCGTCATCACCGGCGTCGGCACCTCGGTCAGCGGCGTGCTCCTCGACCCGTACGAGCGCACCTTCCTCGGCACCGGAACGCGGCGCTGA
- a CDS encoding ABC transporter permease subunit: MRRHLATPVWRALLAAALVCGIGLLPWLTRTDPALTVLKARSADRDPTAEVLADIRAQLDLDRGPFSLLGQWLGGLWHGDAGRSWLSGDEVTPAVLQAFGVSLLLMTVAFAVAAVTAALICARTLWLGAHRRLDGRRAGGSGSAVLAALPEFLTASVLATVVGVQLGWLPALGWFGPQWTVLPALALGLPAGAVIGRLLDDLLPGALAEPWALAATARGLPGRRVARQAVRRCLPGLLPNLGLFVVGLTGGAVAVEQIFDIPGLGRTTLQAALAQDLPVLQAGTLVMVVLAAVTAGLASLATRLLAGPALRDGALPSLHRPAPPARRVLPYVHGGLLVAVVALGLPRDPLALDTGERLRPPSGAHPFGTDALGRDMLARVAHGALDTLLLALAIGAATLLGGVLLGLLPRLSGPLVDTVNAVPPVLLALLVTAVVGSGPGTPALAVGAVAWAPLAAHASALLRQERAALHVTATRGLGAGRWHLLRRDLLPAVLPPVTRHALLRLPGIALALASLAFLGLGAQPPSPEWGLLLAENQPYAERAPWAVLAPAAFLALLGAFAVSAAGGVRVPRRRTGSRAPAIAPEQPSSARELVGSR, from the coding sequence ATGCGACGGCACCTGGCCACGCCCGTGTGGCGGGCACTGCTCGCGGCCGCCCTGGTGTGCGGCATCGGCCTGCTGCCCTGGCTGACCCGGACCGACCCGGCGCTCACCGTTCTCAAGGCACGCTCGGCCGACCGCGACCCCACCGCCGAGGTCCTGGCCGACATCCGCGCCCAACTCGACCTGGACCGGGGCCCGTTCTCCCTGCTCGGACAGTGGCTCGGCGGACTGTGGCACGGGGACGCCGGCCGGTCGTGGCTGTCCGGCGACGAGGTCACCCCTGCCGTCCTGCAGGCCTTCGGGGTGTCCCTGCTGCTGATGACGGTGGCCTTCGCGGTCGCCGCCGTCACCGCCGCGCTGATCTGCGCCCGCACCCTGTGGCTCGGTGCGCACCGGCGCCTCGACGGGCGGCGCGCGGGAGGCAGCGGCTCGGCGGTCCTCGCCGCGCTGCCCGAGTTCCTCACCGCGTCCGTCCTCGCCACCGTCGTCGGCGTCCAACTGGGCTGGCTGCCCGCCCTCGGCTGGTTCGGCCCCCAGTGGACGGTGCTGCCCGCCCTCGCGCTCGGCCTGCCCGCCGGCGCCGTCATCGGACGGCTCCTCGACGATCTGCTGCCCGGCGCCCTCGCCGAACCCTGGGCGCTGGCCGCCACCGCACGCGGACTGCCCGGGCGGCGCGTCGCCCGCCAGGCGGTACGCCGCTGCCTGCCCGGACTGCTGCCGAACCTGGGCCTGTTCGTGGTCGGCCTGACCGGCGGGGCGGTCGCGGTGGAGCAGATCTTCGACATCCCCGGACTCGGCCGCACCACCCTCCAGGCCGCCCTCGCCCAGGACCTGCCCGTCCTCCAGGCCGGCACGCTGGTCATGGTCGTGCTGGCGGCCGTGACGGCAGGGCTGGCCTCGCTCGCCACCCGGCTCCTGGCCGGCCCCGCGCTGCGCGACGGCGCGCTGCCCTCGCTCCACCGGCCCGCACCACCGGCCCGCCGGGTCCTGCCGTACGTCCACGGCGGGCTCCTCGTCGCCGTCGTCGCGCTCGGTCTGCCCCGCGATCCCCTCGCCCTCGACACCGGCGAACGCCTCCGACCCCCGTCCGGGGCCCACCCGTTCGGCACCGACGCGCTCGGCCGGGACATGCTCGCCCGGGTCGCGCACGGCGCCCTCGACACCCTTCTGCTCGCCCTGGCGATCGGCGCCGCCACCCTGCTCGGGGGTGTCCTGCTCGGGCTGCTGCCCAGGCTGTCCGGACCCCTCGTCGACACCGTCAACGCGGTACCGCCCGTCCTCCTCGCCCTGCTGGTCACCGCCGTCGTCGGCAGCGGACCCGGCACCCCCGCGCTCGCCGTGGGGGCCGTCGCCTGGGCGCCCCTCGCGGCGCACGCCTCCGCGCTGCTGCGGCAGGAACGCGCCGCCCTCCATGTGACCGCCACCCGGGGCCTCGGCGCGGGCCGGTGGCACCTCCTGCGTCGCGACCTGCTGCCCGCCGTCCTCCCGCCGGTCACCCGCCACGCCCTGCTCCGGCTGCCCGGCATCGCGCTGGCCCTGGCCTCGCTCGCCTTCCTCGGACTCGGCGCGCAGCCGCCCTCCCCGGAATGGGGTCTGCTCCTCGCCGAGAACCAGCCCTACGCCGAACGCGCCCCCTGGGCGGTCCTCGCCCCCGCCGCCTTCCTCGCCCTTCTCGGGGCGTTCGCGGTGAGCGCGGCGGGCGGCGTACGGGTGCCACGCCGGCGCACGGGTTCTCGTGCACCAGCGATCGCACCCGAACAGCCGTCCTCGGCAAGGGAGTTGGTGGGGTCCCGATGA
- a CDS encoding MFS transporter — MTSTSVVPGKASRERTRLSPLLRLLILTQLAFNVGFFAVLPFLSEHLGQAVGMAGWLVGLVLGLRTFSQQGLFVVGGALADRHGIRPVVLAGCALRIAGFAWLGFAERTWTVIGAVLLIGFAAALFSPAVESEVARQAVAWEDAGGGPRTRVLALFTVAGQAGAFVGPLLGALLLSVDFRTVCLAGAGIFVLVFAGHAWLLPQRIPGRARVEVRGGTRLLLRNRRFLALCCGYGAYLLAYNQLYLALPAEVERATGSQAPLAWLFALSSLLVVTAQLPVTRWAGSRLTLRRSMAAGLLLVAAGFVVVAAARPAGWTGTAGLLPAAGFVVLLTLGQMLVAPVARAWVPDLAEEGRLGLYTGALSSVSGLIVLVGSAATGTLLDSGLPGAVPWLVLAAVPAAAIALLPGRRTDRPGR; from the coding sequence ATGACATCGACATCGGTCGTTCCGGGCAAGGCGTCCAGGGAACGCACCCGGCTCTCGCCCCTGCTGCGGCTGCTGATCCTCACCCAACTCGCCTTCAACGTCGGCTTCTTCGCCGTCCTGCCGTTCCTGTCCGAACACCTGGGACAGGCGGTGGGGATGGCGGGCTGGCTGGTCGGGCTGGTGCTCGGGCTGCGGACCTTCAGCCAGCAGGGCCTGTTCGTGGTGGGCGGGGCACTGGCGGACCGGCACGGCATCCGGCCGGTGGTCCTCGCCGGGTGCGCGCTCAGGATCGCCGGGTTCGCCTGGCTCGGCTTCGCCGAACGGACCTGGACGGTCATCGGTGCCGTCCTGCTGATCGGGTTCGCCGCAGCGCTGTTCTCGCCGGCCGTGGAGTCCGAGGTCGCCCGGCAGGCGGTGGCGTGGGAGGACGCGGGCGGCGGCCCCCGCACCCGGGTACTGGCGCTGTTCACCGTCGCCGGACAGGCCGGGGCGTTCGTCGGCCCGCTGCTCGGCGCGCTGCTGCTGTCGGTGGATTTCCGTACCGTGTGCCTGGCCGGAGCCGGGATCTTCGTGCTCGTCTTCGCCGGGCACGCGTGGCTGCTGCCGCAGCGGATTCCGGGGCGGGCCCGCGTCGAGGTCCGGGGCGGTACGCGGCTGTTGCTGCGCAACCGGCGCTTCCTGGCGCTGTGCTGCGGATACGGCGCCTACCTGCTCGCCTACAACCAGCTCTACCTCGCCCTGCCCGCCGAGGTGGAACGCGCGACGGGTTCGCAGGCGCCGCTGGCCTGGCTGTTCGCCCTGTCCTCGCTGCTGGTGGTGACCGCCCAACTGCCCGTCACCCGCTGGGCGGGAAGCCGTCTGACGCTCCGCCGGTCCATGGCGGCCGGCCTGCTGCTGGTCGCGGCCGGGTTCGTCGTCGTGGCCGCCGCCCGGCCCGCCGGGTGGACCGGCACCGCGGGGCTGCTGCCCGCGGCGGGCTTCGTCGTCCTGCTCACGCTCGGCCAGATGCTGGTCGCCCCGGTCGCCCGTGCCTGGGTTCCCGACCTCGCCGAGGAGGGCCGCCTCGGCCTGTACACGGGGGCGCTGTCCTCGGTCTCAGGTCTGATCGTCCTGGTCGGCAGCGCGGCGACGGGCACCTTGCTCGACAGCGGGCTGCCGGGTGCGGTGCCGTGGCTGGTGCTGGCGGCCGTGCCGGCCGCGGCGATCGCGCTGCTGCCGGGCCGACGGACGGACCGGCCCGGCCGATAG
- a CDS encoding GNAT family N-acetyltransferase: MDTRDVRVEIAREADQELVDAFGRMLPQLSSTATRLDLAAVGTILKCDANTVLVARTADTIVGTLTLVMFPVPSGLRARVEDVVVDHAARGHGVAGMLTLEALRPAREAGARTVDLTSRPDRAAANRLYERLGFRPRQSTVYRVPLRG, encoded by the coding sequence ATGGATACCCGGGACGTCCGGGTGGAGATCGCCCGGGAGGCGGACCAGGAACTCGTCGACGCCTTCGGCCGGATGCTGCCGCAGCTGTCCTCGACCGCGACCCGCCTCGACCTCGCGGCGGTCGGCACCATCCTGAAGTGCGACGCGAACACCGTGCTGGTCGCCCGCACCGCCGACACGATCGTCGGCACCCTGACACTGGTGATGTTCCCGGTGCCGAGCGGGCTGCGGGCCCGGGTGGAGGACGTGGTCGTCGACCACGCGGCACGCGGCCACGGAGTCGCCGGGATGCTGACCCTGGAGGCCCTGCGGCCGGCCCGGGAGGCGGGGGCACGGACCGTCGACCTCACCTCGCGACCCGACCGGGCCGCGGCGAACCGGCTGTACGAGCGGCTGGGATTCCGGCCCAGGCAGTCCACCGTGTACCGGGTGCCGCTGCGGGGCTGA
- a CDS encoding CDP-alcohol phosphatidyltransferase family protein, with the protein MALNNTYEARLVQQETAVGAGLQILLLALLGTAIGMGPAGWLTGLAFAVATWAVLSRALHRSRPRSFGPANRVTLGRATLVGGVTALVADSVESSPPVTLFVGLTAVALILDGVDGKVARRTGTSTPLGARFDMEVDAFLILVLSVYLSMSLGPWVLLIGTMRYAFVAAARALPWLNAPLPPSMARKTVAALQGVLLLLAASNLLPYPATFGVVAVALALLVWSFGRDILWLRRTYRSQEVAVAQMLKLVTEREPVAS; encoded by the coding sequence GTGGCCCTGAACAACACTTACGAAGCAAGGCTGGTCCAGCAGGAGACCGCGGTGGGAGCGGGCCTGCAGATCCTTTTGCTGGCCCTGCTCGGTACGGCGATCGGCATGGGGCCGGCGGGCTGGCTGACCGGTCTCGCCTTCGCCGTCGCCACCTGGGCGGTGCTCTCCCGGGCCCTGCACCGCTCCCGGCCGCGTTCCTTCGGCCCGGCGAACCGGGTGACCCTCGGCCGGGCGACGCTGGTCGGCGGTGTCACGGCGCTGGTCGCGGACTCCGTCGAGAGCTCACCGCCGGTCACGCTGTTCGTCGGTCTGACGGCGGTGGCCCTGATACTCGACGGGGTCGACGGCAAGGTCGCCCGCCGCACGGGCACGTCGACCCCGCTGGGCGCGCGGTTCGACATGGAGGTCGACGCGTTCCTGATCCTGGTGCTCAGCGTCTACCTCTCGATGTCCCTGGGCCCCTGGGTCCTCCTCATAGGCACCATGCGGTACGCCTTCGTCGCCGCGGCCCGCGCCCTTCCCTGGCTCAACGCGCCCCTTCCCCCGAGCATGGCCCGCAAGACGGTGGCCGCCCTCCAGGGCGTCCTGCTCCTCCTGGCCGCCTCGAACCTCCTGCCGTACCCGGCGACGTTCGGGGTCGTCGCCGTCGCCCTGGCCCTGCTGGTCTGGTCGTTCGGCCGGGACATCCTGTGGCTGCGGCGGACGTACCGGTCCCAGGAGGTCGCGGTGGCACAGATGCTGAAGCTGGTGACGGAGCGGGAGCCGGTGGCGTCCTGA
- a CDS encoding zinc-binding alcohol dehydrogenase, which yields MKRTARAFWLSSPGHGEIRDLTLPDPAAGEVVVRSLYSGVSRGTETLVFRGGVPESQYAAMRAPFQEGDFPAPVKYGYLSVGLVEEGPEALVGRTVFCLYPHQTRYVVPVDAVTVVPANVPARRAVLAGTVETAVNALWDAAPLVGDRIAVVGGGMIGSSVAALLARFPGVRVQLVDADPARAKTAEALGVDFATPADALGDCDLVVHASATEQGLTRALELLTAEGTVLELSWYGDRQVSLPLGEAFHSRRLVIRSSQVGSVSPARRSSRSYADRLALALDLLGDPALDALVTGECGFEQLPNVLPRLASGEIPALCHRVRYDDHT from the coding sequence ATGAAGCGCACCGCGCGTGCTTTCTGGCTCAGCTCACCCGGCCACGGCGAGATACGTGACCTGACCCTGCCCGACCCCGCCGCGGGCGAGGTGGTCGTCCGCTCGCTGTACTCCGGGGTCAGCCGGGGCACGGAGACCCTGGTGTTCCGCGGCGGGGTGCCGGAGAGTCAGTACGCGGCCATGCGGGCACCGTTCCAGGAAGGCGACTTCCCGGCACCGGTGAAGTACGGCTACCTCAGCGTCGGACTGGTGGAGGAGGGACCCGAGGCCCTGGTCGGCCGGACCGTCTTCTGTCTCTACCCGCACCAGACGCGGTACGTCGTCCCGGTGGACGCGGTCACCGTCGTACCGGCGAACGTGCCCGCCCGACGGGCCGTCCTCGCCGGGACCGTCGAGACCGCCGTGAACGCCCTGTGGGACGCGGCCCCCCTGGTCGGCGACCGGATCGCGGTCGTCGGCGGCGGCATGATCGGCAGCTCGGTGGCCGCCCTGCTGGCCCGCTTCCCCGGCGTGCGAGTCCAGTTGGTGGACGCCGACCCCGCCCGGGCCAAGACCGCCGAGGCCCTCGGCGTCGACTTCGCCACCCCCGCCGACGCGCTCGGCGACTGCGACCTCGTCGTCCACGCCAGCGCCACCGAACAGGGCCTGACCCGCGCCCTGGAACTGCTGACCGCCGAAGGCACCGTCCTCGAACTGAGCTGGTACGGCGACCGGCAGGTCAGCCTCCCGCTCGGCGAGGCGTTCCATTCCAGGCGCCTGGTCATCCGCAGCAGCCAGGTCGGCTCCGTCTCGCCGGCCCGCCGCTCCAGCCGCAGTTACGCCGACCGGCTTGCCCTCGCCCTCGACCTGCTCGGCGACCCGGCCCTGGACGCCCTCGTCACCGGCGAATGCGGGTTCGAGCAACTGCCCAACGTGCTGCCCCGGCTGGCCTCCGGCGAGATCCCCGCGCTCTGCCACCGGGTCCGTTACGACGACCACACGTGA
- a CDS encoding 6-carboxytetrahydropterin synthase — protein sequence MFSITVRDHIMIAHSFRGEVFGPAQRLHGATFLVDATFRREQLDDDNIVVDIGLATQELGAVVSELNYRNLDNEPDFAGINTSTEYLAKVIADRIAERVHKGALGEGAKGLAGLTVTLHESHVAWASYERAL from the coding sequence TTGTTCAGCATCACCGTCCGCGATCACATCATGATCGCCCACAGCTTCCGCGGCGAGGTCTTCGGCCCCGCGCAGCGCCTGCACGGAGCGACGTTCCTCGTGGACGCCACGTTCCGGCGCGAGCAGCTGGACGACGACAACATCGTCGTCGACATCGGACTGGCCACACAGGAACTCGGGGCCGTAGTCAGCGAGCTGAACTACCGCAACCTCGACAACGAGCCCGACTTCGCCGGAATCAACACCTCCACGGAGTACCTGGCGAAGGTCATCGCCGACCGGATCGCCGAACGCGTCCACAAGGGCGCGCTCGGCGAGGGCGCCAAGGGCCTGGCGGGCCTCACCGTCACGCTGCACGAGTCGCACGTCGCCTGGGCGAGTTACGAGCGTGCCCTGTGA
- a CDS encoding glycosyltransferase family 4 protein, with amino-acid sequence MERTTGLGYVPVQHSALKNAEIIPMSLRSVHFVLPGGVDDPAAPSGGNAYDRRVSLDLPGFGWQVHKHAVDGSWPRPGGAARAELARVLRELPDGAVVLLDGLVACGVPEIVVPEAERLRLAVLVHLPLGDETGLDRAVAADLDARERAVLRAVPAVIATSDWAVRRLVSHHGLAPERVHAAAPGADIAPLASGTDGVSRLLCVAAVTPRKGQHRLVEALATVTDLPWSCVFVGGLGHDPEYVAGLRTLISEYGLQDRLHLAGPQSGAALDASYASADLMVLASYAETYGMAVTESLARGIPVLATDVGGLAEAVGRAPDGGVPGILVPPEDPAALAAELRGWFGEADVRRRLKAAARGRRAALGGWATTARSLAGVLGRLPNEPRRAA; translated from the coding sequence ATGGAGCGGACCACCGGGCTCGGCTACGTGCCCGTGCAGCACTCCGCCCTCAAGAACGCGGAGATCATCCCGATGTCCCTGCGCTCCGTGCACTTCGTCCTGCCCGGCGGCGTGGACGACCCGGCCGCCCCCAGCGGCGGCAACGCCTACGACCGGCGCGTCAGCCTGGACCTGCCCGGGTTCGGCTGGCAGGTCCACAAGCACGCCGTGGACGGCAGCTGGCCCAGACCGGGAGGTGCCGCCCGCGCGGAACTCGCCCGGGTGCTGCGGGAGCTGCCGGACGGCGCGGTCGTGCTGCTGGACGGGCTGGTCGCCTGCGGGGTGCCCGAGATCGTCGTCCCCGAGGCGGAACGTCTGCGCCTGGCCGTCCTGGTCCATCTCCCGCTCGGCGACGAGACGGGACTCGACCGGGCGGTGGCGGCGGACCTCGACGCCAGGGAACGCGCGGTGCTGCGGGCCGTCCCGGCCGTCATCGCCACCAGCGACTGGGCCGTACGCAGACTCGTCTCGCACCACGGTCTCGCCCCCGAGCGGGTCCATGCCGCCGCCCCCGGCGCCGACATCGCCCCCCTCGCCTCCGGCACCGACGGCGTCTCCCGACTGCTGTGCGTGGCCGCGGTGACCCCGCGCAAGGGACAGCACCGGCTGGTGGAGGCGCTGGCCACGGTGACCGACCTGCCGTGGAGCTGCGTCTTCGTCGGCGGACTCGGGCACGACCCGGAGTACGTCGCCGGACTGCGAACCCTGATCAGCGAATACGGCCTCCAGGACCGCCTGCACCTCGCGGGCCCCCAGTCCGGTGCCGCACTCGACGCCAGCTACGCCTCCGCCGACCTCATGGTCCTCGCCTCCTACGCCGAGACCTACGGCATGGCGGTGACCGAGTCGCTCGCCCGCGGCATCCCGGTGCTGGCGACGGACGTCGGCGGGCTCGCGGAGGCCGTCGGGCGAGCGCCCGACGGAGGAGTGCCCGGCATCCTCGTCCCGCCGGAGGACCCCGCCGCCCTCGCCGCCGAACTGCGCGGCTGGTTCGGCGAGGCGGACGTACGACGTCGCCTGAAGGCCGCTGCCCGCGGCCGACGGGCCGCCCTCGGCGGTTGGGCGACCACGGCACGCAGCCTGGCCGGAGTACTGGGCCGACTGCCGAACGAACCCAGGAGGGCGGCATGA
- a CDS encoding class I SAM-dependent methyltransferase, giving the protein MTETAMTKQAGTIPTQPGPREAAGGAGAGGAAEVANTVIAGAGPTLGPGERPTVRLRDAGPDDPPRYAPEWLELREGADATGRSPDLLDPLRIRLANLPGKAGLVIHDLGCGTGSMGRWLAPRLDGAQHWILHDRDPYLLHFAAVASPRSAADGSRVSVETRRGDVARLTTDVLAGASLVTASALLDVLTREEIDALADACTGAGCPALLTLSVAGRVDLTPSDPLDAEIAEAFNAHQRRDGLLGPDAITAACEAFSERGATVRLHPSPWRLGPAESALTAQWLRGWVGAAVEERPELAPRAERYLRERLAACEAGELRVVVHHSDLLALSRPTTGGES; this is encoded by the coding sequence ATGACGGAGACGGCGATGACCAAGCAGGCGGGGACGATTCCGACACAGCCCGGCCCCCGCGAGGCGGCCGGGGGTGCCGGAGCCGGGGGAGCGGCCGAGGTGGCGAACACCGTGATCGCCGGTGCGGGCCCCACCCTCGGCCCCGGTGAGCGGCCCACCGTGCGGCTGCGGGACGCCGGCCCCGACGATCCGCCGCGGTACGCCCCCGAGTGGCTGGAGTTGCGGGAGGGGGCCGACGCCACCGGGCGGTCGCCCGACCTGCTCGACCCGCTGCGGATCCGGCTCGCGAACCTGCCCGGGAAGGCCGGTCTGGTCATCCACGACCTGGGCTGCGGCACCGGCTCGATGGGCCGCTGGCTGGCTCCCCGTCTGGACGGCGCCCAGCACTGGATCCTGCACGACCGCGACCCCTACCTCCTGCACTTCGCCGCCGTCGCCTCCCCGCGGTCCGCCGCCGACGGCAGCCGGGTCAGCGTGGAGACACGGCGCGGTGACGTCGCCCGGCTGACCACGGACGTCCTCGCCGGCGCCTCGCTGGTGACGGCCTCCGCGCTGCTCGACGTCCTCACCCGCGAGGAGATCGACGCCCTCGCCGACGCCTGCACCGGCGCCGGCTGCCCGGCCCTGCTGACCCTGTCGGTGGCCGGCCGGGTCGACCTCACCCCGTCCGACCCGCTGGACGCGGAGATCGCCGAGGCGTTCAACGCCCACCAGCGCCGCGACGGGCTGCTCGGGCCGGACGCGATCACCGCGGCGTGCGAGGCGTTCTCCGAACGCGGCGCCACGGTACGGCTGCACCCGAGCCCCTGGCGGCTCGGCCCCGCCGAGTCCGCGCTGACCGCGCAGTGGCTGCGCGGCTGGGTCGGCGCGGCCGTCGAGGAACGGCCCGAGCTGGCACCGCGCGCGGAACGGTATCTGCGCGAGCGTCTCGCGGCCTGTGAGGCGGGGGAGTTGCGGGTCGTCGTGCACCACAGCGACCTGCTGGCGCTGTCCCGGCCGACGACCGGCGGGGAGTCATGA
- a CDS encoding flippase-like domain-containing protein, which yields MATARPEAGTPGTPRWRSALRGVLDRVNSRAVRTHFGTVAGVVILAVLLWRMGTGVFLDGLRRIDAPTLLVAVGIGLLTTVFSAWRWALVARGLGIRLPLAPAVADYYRALFLNAALPGGVLGDVHRAVRHGRSTGDLGRGVRSVVLERAAGQIVLAVAGAAVLLTMPSPVLADARHLAPLIGLAALGTLAVVLALRMNRAPSRRGRALRAGLAEAREGLLSRRNWPGVALSSAVVLAGHLAMFVVAARVAGTGASVAVLLPLAVLALLAMGLPLNVGGFGPREGVTAWAFGAAGLGASNGLAVAVVYGVLSFVAALPGALVLVARWYTGLRGTDAGTEDVAREPAATVVAVPEPRRAPDDDYPRSSTAVLAVPSADVSSEKYVAKESAKPASSSFPFSAEPREGRPMTPESV from the coding sequence GTGGCCACGGCCAGGCCCGAGGCAGGGACTCCGGGCACGCCCCGGTGGCGGAGCGCCCTGCGCGGCGTCCTGGACCGCGTCAACTCCCGTGCCGTCCGCACCCACTTCGGCACCGTCGCCGGCGTCGTCATCCTCGCCGTCCTGCTGTGGCGCATGGGCACCGGCGTCTTCCTGGACGGACTGCGGCGCATCGACGCGCCGACCCTGCTGGTGGCCGTAGGCATCGGGCTGCTCACCACCGTGTTCAGTGCCTGGCGCTGGGCCCTGGTGGCCCGTGGCCTCGGAATCAGGCTGCCCCTGGCACCGGCCGTGGCCGACTACTACCGCGCGCTGTTCCTGAACGCCGCCCTGCCCGGCGGTGTCCTCGGGGACGTCCACCGGGCGGTCCGGCACGGGCGGAGCACCGGTGACCTCGGCCGCGGGGTCCGCTCCGTCGTCCTCGAACGGGCCGCCGGACAGATCGTGCTGGCCGTCGCGGGCGCCGCCGTCCTGCTGACCATGCCGTCACCCGTACTGGCCGACGCCCGGCACCTCGCCCCGCTGATCGGCCTCGCCGCGCTCGGCACCCTGGCGGTCGTCCTGGCCCTGCGCATGAACCGCGCCCCCTCCCGGCGCGGACGCGCCCTGCGGGCCGGCCTGGCCGAGGCGCGCGAGGGACTGCTGTCCCGCCGTAACTGGCCCGGCGTCGCACTGTCCTCGGCCGTGGTCCTCGCGGGCCACCTCGCGATGTTCGTCGTCGCCGCCCGTGTCGCCGGGACCGGCGCCTCCGTCGCCGTACTGCTGCCTCTCGCGGTCCTCGCCCTGCTCGCGATGGGGCTGCCGCTGAACGTCGGCGGCTTCGGCCCCCGCGAGGGCGTCACCGCCTGGGCGTTCGGCGCCGCCGGCCTCGGTGCGAGCAACGGGCTCGCGGTCGCGGTGGTGTACGGGGTGCTCAGCTTCGTGGCCGCCCTGCCGGGCGCCCTCGTGCTGGTCGCCCGGTGGTACACCGGCCTGCGCGGCACGGACGCCGGGACGGAAGACGTCGCCCGGGAACCGGCCGCGACGGTCGTGGCGGTTCCGGAACCCCGCCGCGCGCCGGACGACGACTACCCGCGCTCGTCCACCGCGGTCCTCGCGGTGCCGTCCGCGGACGTGAGCAGCGAGAAATACGTCGCGAAGGAATCGGCGAAGCCCGCCAGCAGTTCCTTCCCCTTTTCCGCGGAACCCAGGGAAGGACGGCCAATGACGCCCGAATCGGTATAG